In one Nitrospira sp. genomic region, the following are encoded:
- a CDS encoding VOC family protein, with protein MAEAGIRGMRHLALKVTDLPRSRKFYEELFDMRTVWEPDPDNVYLSSGVDNLALHQIPAAEIAAHRAVEHHWLDHLGFIMESPASVDRLLKQAVRFGAPIVKQPQHHRDGSYSFYMTDPDGTVVQVLYEPTISKQTFKTE; from the coding sequence ATGGCGGAGGCAGGTATCCGGGGCATGCGGCATCTGGCCTTGAAGGTCACAGACCTGCCACGCTCGCGGAAATTTTACGAAGAACTTTTCGATATGCGCACTGTCTGGGAACCGGACCCGGATAACGTCTATCTGAGCTCGGGCGTCGACAACCTCGCGTTGCATCAGATTCCGGCTGCCGAGATTGCCGCGCATCGTGCGGTAGAGCATCACTGGCTGGACCATCTCGGATTCATCATGGAGTCGCCGGCCTCGGTGGACCGTCTGTTGAAACAGGCCGTGCGGTTCGGCGCCCCGATCGTCAAGCAACCGCAGCACCATCGAGACGGCAGCTATTCGTTTTACATGACTGATCCGGATGGCACCGTCGTGCAGGTCCTCTACGAACCCACCATCAGCAAGCAAACCTTCAAGACTGAGTAG
- a CDS encoding MBL fold metallo-hydrolase — translation MAPSCRSSTNPPSASKPSRLSSQAMSVWDSFKSDQCVGLAPWVWIQLESPDDPGPFPYVGGVDPAVVAALHEAHNLLQSGIDTIIGDVFSHRAPLDEPARRARVEDAYAELVNSRPHLQQHIQCGRKPDGTFQWDFAKDPTKSATMTYMGLHVFHAVARQKIPIGFERPLAPTTGKFLGYLDGTHRAAELKTIALASGREGARLLTQLMEVLHKHECLSFSAKMTVRDRWLERTRDQDMVHLGHAALMYRQADRFFLFDPWLLPWLAESPVPSLWGRLLPRPAAIFLTHDHDDHVDPRTLLHLPKDVPVVIPSKRNRTALFFDYPALLRELGFGQIVELAHGESWSFDGGAVVSVPFYGEDPCDLAMPRNCYLINDRGRNTLVHVDSGPTNDGKSVVKEGVMGDLVKTYGPVSTLFASQQQLLELRTHAAHACLSHPGRWLETGENGYLTNTYLSELAAAAQAKLFVSYATGGADWYPDHLSFMFSQRNPARTALLTAHWERPEQLKDLLAPKGCGYHYTQALDIFRTQADGGTEVVSEADALSPLSLYRLDCGDPPFMKPGPGRR, via the coding sequence ATGGCACCGTCGTGCAGGTCCTCTACGAACCCACCATCAGCAAGCAAACCTTCAAGACTGAGTAGCCAAGCCATGAGCGTCTGGGATTCTTTCAAGAGCGACCAGTGCGTCGGCCTTGCGCCGTGGGTCTGGATTCAACTGGAGAGTCCGGACGATCCCGGCCCCTTCCCCTACGTCGGCGGCGTGGATCCGGCCGTCGTGGCTGCGCTGCACGAAGCGCACAATCTGTTGCAGAGCGGAATCGATACGATCATCGGCGACGTGTTTTCGCACCGTGCCCCCCTGGATGAGCCGGCGCGCCGGGCCCGAGTGGAGGATGCCTATGCCGAACTCGTGAACTCGCGGCCGCACCTCCAGCAGCACATCCAGTGCGGGCGCAAGCCCGACGGCACTTTTCAGTGGGACTTCGCGAAGGATCCAACCAAATCAGCCACGATGACCTATATGGGCCTGCACGTCTTTCACGCGGTCGCGCGGCAGAAGATCCCCATTGGGTTCGAACGGCCGCTCGCGCCCACGACGGGGAAATTTCTGGGTTACCTGGACGGCACGCACCGCGCGGCAGAACTGAAGACTATCGCGCTGGCCTCGGGCCGCGAAGGCGCGCGGCTCCTGACCCAGTTGATGGAAGTGCTGCACAAGCACGAGTGCCTGAGTTTCTCCGCGAAGATGACCGTGCGGGACCGATGGCTGGAACGGACGCGCGATCAGGACATGGTCCATCTGGGCCACGCGGCCTTGATGTACCGGCAAGCGGACCGGTTTTTTTTGTTCGATCCGTGGCTGCTGCCATGGCTCGCGGAATCGCCCGTGCCGTCCCTTTGGGGCCGGCTGCTGCCGCGCCCCGCCGCGATTTTTCTCACGCACGACCACGACGACCACGTGGACCCGCGCACGCTGCTGCATCTGCCCAAGGACGTCCCTGTCGTCATTCCGAGCAAGCGCAACCGCACTGCACTTTTTTTTGATTATCCAGCGCTGCTGCGCGAGCTGGGTTTCGGCCAGATCGTCGAACTGGCGCATGGGGAGAGCTGGTCGTTCGATGGAGGCGCGGTCGTCTCGGTGCCGTTTTATGGCGAGGATCCCTGCGACCTCGCCATGCCCCGCAACTGTTATTTGATCAACGACCGCGGTCGGAACACGCTCGTCCACGTTGACAGCGGGCCGACCAACGACGGCAAATCGGTTGTGAAAGAGGGTGTAATGGGCGATCTGGTGAAGACATACGGCCCGGTATCCACGCTTTTCGCTTCGCAGCAGCAATTATTGGAACTGCGCACTCATGCGGCGCATGCCTGCCTCTCCCATCCGGGCCGCTGGCTCGAAACCGGGGAGAACGGCTATCTCACGAACACCTATTTGTCTGAACTGGCCGCTGCCGCGCAGGCAAAACTCTTTGTCTCCTATGCCACTGGCGGGGCAGACTGGTATCCGGACCACCTCTCGTTCATGTTCAGCCAGCGAAATCCGGCGCGCACGGCGCTGCTGACGGCACATTGGGAACGGCCGGAGCAACTCAAGGACCTGCTGGCCCCGAAGGGCTGCGGCTATCACTACACACAGGCACTGGATATTTTCCGCACGCAGGCTGATGGTGGCACCGAGGTCGTGTCCGAAGCTGATGCGCTGTCGCCGCTTTCGCTCTACCGATTGGACTGCGGCGATCCGCCGTTCATGAAACCGGGCCCGGGGAGGCGCTGA
- a CDS encoding NAD-dependent epimerase encodes MVTKAAPPILVTGAAGFIGYHVARRLLECGGAVLGLDNLNSYYDVRLKKARLAQLKSFPAFRFVKLDLGDRKKMAALFKAHGFRRVVHLAAQAGVRYSLVRPHAYTDSNVVGFLNVLEGCRHAKVEHLVYASTSSVYGANTRMPFSVHDNVDHPISLYAATKKATELMAHAYAHLYQIPCTGLRFFTVYGPWGRPDMALFLFTKAILAGKPIEVFNHGKMQRDFTYIDDIVEGVVRVLDRPAMPDPTWSGGQPNAATSAAPWRLYNIGNHQPVELLRMIEVLGRALGKTAKQRFLPIQPGDVPATYADVQDLINDVGFKPATPLEVGIKRFVEWYRSYYKV; translated from the coding sequence ATGGTGACGAAAGCCGCTCCGCCCATTCTGGTCACCGGCGCCGCCGGGTTCATCGGCTACCACGTCGCGCGCCGCCTGCTCGAGTGCGGGGGCGCCGTGCTCGGCCTCGACAACCTCAACAGCTATTACGACGTGCGGCTCAAGAAGGCGCGGCTCGCGCAGCTCAAATCGTTCCCGGCGTTCCGGTTCGTCAAGCTGGACCTCGGCGACCGGAAAAAAATGGCGGCGCTGTTCAAGGCGCACGGGTTCCGCCGCGTTGTGCATCTGGCAGCGCAAGCTGGTGTGCGCTACTCGCTTGTGCGCCCCCACGCCTACACGGACAGCAACGTCGTCGGATTTCTAAACGTACTGGAAGGCTGCCGGCACGCGAAGGTTGAACATCTGGTCTATGCCTCGACCAGCTCGGTCTACGGAGCGAACACGCGCATGCCCTTTTCGGTGCACGATAACGTGGACCATCCGATCTCGCTTTACGCGGCGACAAAGAAGGCCACCGAGCTCATGGCCCACGCCTACGCGCATCTCTATCAGATTCCCTGCACCGGTTTGCGGTTTTTCACCGTCTACGGGCCTTGGGGACGCCCCGACATGGCGTTATTCCTGTTCACGAAGGCGATTCTCGCGGGCAAGCCGATCGAGGTGTTCAACCATGGAAAGATGCAGCGCGACTTTACCTACATTGATGACATTGTTGAGGGTGTAGTTCGGGTGCTGGACCGTCCGGCCATGCCCGATCCGACCTGGTCCGGCGGACAGCCGAACGCCGCGACCAGCGCGGCGCCCTGGCGGCTCTACAACATCGGTAACCATCAGCCGGTCGAACTGTTGCGGATGATCGAGGTGCTGGGGCGGGCGCTTGGAAAGACCGCGAAGCAGCGGTTCCTGCCGATCCAGCCCGGTGATGTGCCGGCGACCTATGCCGACGTGCAGGATCTGATCAACGATGTTGGCTTCAAGCCGGCTACGCCGCTCGAAGTTGGGATCAAACGGTTCGTCGAGTGGTACCGTTCCTACTACAAGGTCTAG
- a CDS encoding HAD family phosphatase: MPFRVIIFDFNGVIADDETSHFLMFQQALREEGLPLTRDDYYGTYLGMDERNCLTALLKKAGRTDPTLAQRIHDRKVALFRAYTASHPPVLFSGVVNFVLEAKRRYRIAVASGGNRDQVAAALKDTPIERAFPLIVTAEDTPIGKPDPHIYRLTLEKLTALAPPPEPLLKAAECLVIEDSLAGIQSAKAAGMKVLGLATTYPPEKLQGADAVYPNLTAVSPAELDRLCGN, from the coding sequence ATGCCGTTCCGCGTGATCATCTTCGATTTTAACGGTGTGATCGCCGACGACGAAACGTCCCATTTCCTCATGTTTCAGCAGGCACTTCGAGAAGAGGGCCTGCCACTGACTAGAGACGACTACTATGGCACCTACCTCGGGATGGACGAGCGCAACTGCCTGACTGCGCTGTTGAAGAAAGCCGGACGCACGGACCCGACACTCGCGCAGCGCATTCACGACCGCAAAGTGGCACTGTTCAGAGCCTACACGGCCTCGCACCCACCCGTCTTGTTCTCCGGTGTGGTGAACTTCGTACTGGAAGCAAAGAGGCGATACCGGATTGCCGTCGCCTCAGGCGGCAACCGTGACCAGGTCGCGGCGGCCCTCAAGGACACCCCGATCGAGCGGGCCTTCCCGTTGATCGTGACCGCCGAGGATACACCCATCGGCAAACCCGACCCACACATCTATCGCCTGACGCTCGAGAAATTGACCGCGCTCGCTCCACCACCAGAGCCTCTACTGAAGGCGGCCGAGTGTCTGGTGATCGAAGATTCGCTGGCCGGCATTCAATCGGCGAAGGCAGCTGGCATGAAGGTCCTCGGCTTGGCCACCACCTACCCGCCCGAGAAATTGCAGGGTGCCGACGCAGTCTATCCCAATCTGACCGCTGTCAGCCCGGCGGAACTCGACCGGTTGTGTGGAAACTAG
- a CDS encoding sulfurtransferase TusA family protein produces the protein MIRSDVQLDTLGYFCPMPIIMTSKKIKELTIGQVLEVVSDDEGIKKDMPAWCVTTGHEMVGLEEATGNDGPIFKAFVKKTK, from the coding sequence ATGATTCGTTCCGATGTGCAGCTCGACACACTGGGCTACTTCTGCCCCATGCCGATCATCATGACCTCCAAGAAAATCAAGGAGCTGACGATCGGGCAGGTGCTGGAAGTGGTGTCCGACGACGAGGGCATCAAGAAGGACATGCCAGCCTGGTGCGTGACGACCGGCCATGAAATGGTCGGGCTTGAAGAAGCCACGGGCAACGACGGACCGATCTTCAAAGCTTTTGTCAAAAAAACCAAGTAA
- the ftcD gene encoding glutamate formimidoyltransferase: MFSPLVECVPNFSEGRKDTVIRALIDAVQAVPGVRLLDHTRDADHHRCVLTFAGAPDAVGEAAFRATVGAAARIDLRTHTGVHPRVGATDVIPFVPLRGVTMDECVSLVKQVGKRIGEELKIPVILYEAAATNPLRANLAEIRRGGLEHLTARMACDSNWASDFGPATPHQTAGVTIVGVRGILVAFNVGLATNDLAVAKAIARAVRQSSGGLPSVKAIGVPLSGRSQVQVAMNLVNIDETPVHVAFEAVCREAEQRGVRITGSELIGLVPRRAMEQARAAGIAIASLEPSSTLETRLEQAGF, encoded by the coding sequence ATGTTCAGCCCCCTCGTCGAATGTGTCCCCAATTTCAGCGAAGGGCGCAAGGACACCGTCATCCGCGCGTTGATCGATGCCGTGCAGGCTGTCCCTGGCGTGCGGCTGCTCGATCACACCCGCGATGCCGACCACCACCGCTGCGTGCTGACCTTTGCCGGCGCGCCGGACGCGGTCGGGGAAGCAGCCTTCCGTGCCACTGTGGGTGCCGCGGCGCGCATCGACCTGCGTACGCACACGGGCGTGCATCCGCGCGTGGGCGCAACGGACGTGATTCCCTTCGTGCCGCTGCGCGGCGTGACGATGGACGAGTGTGTGTCGCTGGTCAAGCAGGTCGGCAAACGCATCGGCGAGGAGCTCAAGATTCCGGTGATCCTCTATGAAGCCGCTGCGACGAATCCTCTGAGGGCCAATCTGGCAGAGATCCGCCGCGGCGGCCTGGAGCATCTCACCGCCCGCATGGCCTGTGACTCCAACTGGGCGTCGGACTTTGGTCCGGCCACACCCCATCAGACCGCCGGCGTCACGATTGTCGGAGTCCGGGGTATCCTGGTCGCCTTCAACGTGGGGCTCGCTACCAACGATCTGGCTGTCGCCAAGGCAATTGCCAGGGCTGTTCGTCAGTCGAGCGGCGGCCTGCCGTCCGTCAAAGCCATCGGCGTGCCGCTGTCCGGCCGCAGCCAGGTGCAGGTGGCGATGAACTTGGTCAATATTGACGAGACACCGGTCCACGTTGCCTTCGAGGCGGTGTGCCGGGAAGCCGAGCAGCGGGGGGTTCGAATAACGGGCAGCGAGTTGATCGGTCTTGTGCCCCGGCGGGCGATGGAACAGGCCCGGGCCGCCGGCATCGCGATCGCCTCGCTGGAGCCGTCCTCAACACTCGAAACAAGGCTCGAACAGGCCGGATTCTGA
- the rpsU gene encoding 30S ribosomal protein S21, with protein MEIKVFNNNVEKALKVAKKKLAGEGLFRELKRRRYYEKPSVRKKAKQREAQRRRQKWLSKRRMD; from the coding sequence ATGGAAATTAAAGTTTTTAACAACAATGTCGAAAAGGCCCTCAAGGTCGCCAAGAAGAAGCTGGCGGGCGAGGGGCTCTTCCGCGAGCTGAAGCGGCGCCGGTATTACGAGAAGCCCAGTGTCCGTAAGAAAGCCAAGCAGCGCGAGGCACAGCGCCGCCGGCAGAAGTGGCTCTCGAAGCGGCGGATGGACTAG
- a CDS encoding endonuclease III has translation MRPLEIHPAIRILRKEIAQWQEPIVGVVAKQSRDPFCVLIACVLSLRTKDKTTAEASARLFKLARTPRTLLTLPVRTIEKAIFPVGFYRNKAKQIHDICRRILDVYDGRTPDTLEELLTLNGVGRKTANLTVTVGYGKPGICVDIHVHRISNRWGYVKTKTPEETEEALRTKLPKQYWITYNDLLVPYGQNLCQPVSPWCSKCKLTQYCDRVGVTKSR, from the coding sequence ATGCGCCCGCTCGAAATCCACCCTGCGATCAGGATTCTCCGCAAGGAAATCGCGCAGTGGCAGGAGCCCATAGTGGGGGTTGTGGCCAAACAGTCGCGCGACCCCTTTTGTGTCCTCATTGCCTGCGTCCTGAGCCTCCGTACCAAGGATAAGACGACGGCGGAAGCCAGCGCGCGGCTCTTCAAGCTGGCCCGCACGCCGCGCACATTACTCACCCTGCCGGTCAGGACTATCGAGAAAGCCATTTTCCCCGTCGGGTTCTACCGCAACAAGGCGAAACAGATTCACGACATCTGCCGGCGCATTCTAGACGTCTACGATGGCCGTACGCCGGATACGCTCGAGGAGCTATTGACCCTGAATGGGGTGGGGCGGAAAACGGCCAACCTGACGGTCACGGTCGGCTACGGCAAGCCTGGCATCTGCGTGGACATCCATGTGCACCGGATCAGCAACCGCTGGGGCTATGTGAAGACAAAGACGCCGGAAGAAACGGAAGAGGCCCTGCGCACGAAACTGCCGAAGCAATACTGGATCACCTACAACGATCTGCTCGTGCCCTACGGGCAAAATCTCTGCCAGCCGGTCTCGCCCTGGTGCAGCAAGTGCAAGCTGACGCAATACTGTGACCGCGTCGGCGTCACGAAATCACGTTAA
- the polA gene encoding DNA polymerase I: MAAPPATSRRTCYLIDGSTYIYRAFFALPALSNSKGLPTNAVYGFTTMLMKILRERKPDCLAITFDEKGPTHRHEAYKEYKAHRPPMPDGMQAQVPYIHQMVEAFGIPVVRKQGYEADDLIGTLATQAAAAGFEVVIVTGDKDMFQLVTDAVRIYDPVKDRWLGEAECRAKFGVEPARVVEVMGLMGDTTDNIPGVKGIGEKTALKLIAEFHTIENVLEHVDDVKPPRTQMLLKEQAEQARLSRKLATIQTDSPITFDAKVFHTHPPDPERLAPLLRELEFTKLLKTIQTASDSTPSGEPVAVETELLKDDKSAKRVVDRAAKDRLVGLFVAPQSTGGSATPGGLALATPDDHAAFAPRLSGPLKDLLADHKTVKAAHDLKRTLLALHRRGVDTVEPAFDTMLAAYLLNPNKRDHSLETVAAELLGYQFVSGQTNKKEKPTDLFGSEDDGVSPESAAEAAAVICRLVPVLKAKLEDQGSLGLFETIEMPLVPVLAEIERNGFGLDIETLHAQGKELEHELEQMMENITRLAGQEFNVNSPKQLATVLFEKLGLKPLRKTKTGYSTDEDTLTQLAPQHELPARILNYRSLSKLKSTYVDALPELVNPETSRLHTSLNQTVAATGRLSSTEPNLQNIPIKGEHGFRIREAFIAATGHTLLCADYSQIEPRILAHLSNDPKLKKVFEQGEDIHTATAVEIFKLPPEKVTKEMRRVAKTVVFGIVYGISPFGLASNIGVSQADAKKYIDTYFERYAGVKAFINRTIEEAKRQGYTTTIAGRRRPIPELQGSDSAQRNYGERQAVNSPIQGSAADVIKVAMIAVHKKLHAALPATKMILQVHDELIFDVPEQDVATARTLVKGEMEATGAKLGLSVPLKVDLGVGRNWREAHP, translated from the coding sequence ATGGCTGCCCCGCCCGCCACGTCACGCCGCACCTGCTACCTGATCGACGGCAGCACCTACATCTACCGCGCCTTCTTCGCGCTGCCCGCGCTGTCCAATTCCAAGGGCCTACCGACCAATGCGGTCTACGGCTTCACGACGATGCTCATGAAGATCCTGCGCGAGCGTAAGCCGGACTGCCTCGCCATCACCTTCGATGAGAAGGGCCCCACGCATCGCCACGAGGCGTACAAGGAGTACAAGGCGCATCGCCCGCCCATGCCCGACGGCATGCAGGCGCAGGTCCCGTATATTCATCAAATGGTCGAGGCGTTCGGCATCCCGGTCGTCAGGAAGCAAGGCTATGAGGCGGACGATCTGATCGGCACGCTGGCGACGCAGGCCGCGGCGGCCGGCTTCGAGGTCGTCATCGTCACCGGTGACAAGGACATGTTCCAACTTGTCACCGACGCCGTCCGCATCTACGATCCGGTCAAGGACCGGTGGCTCGGCGAAGCGGAGTGCCGTGCGAAGTTCGGTGTCGAGCCCGCGCGTGTGGTTGAGGTCATGGGCCTCATGGGCGACACGACCGACAATATTCCAGGTGTGAAAGGCATCGGCGAGAAGACGGCCCTGAAGCTCATCGCCGAATTTCACACGATCGAGAATGTGTTGGAACACGTGGATGACGTGAAGCCGCCCCGGACGCAGATGCTGCTCAAGGAACAGGCCGAACAGGCGCGCCTGAGCCGCAAGCTCGCCACCATCCAGACGGACAGCCCGATCACGTTTGATGCCAAAGTTTTCCACACACATCCGCCCGATCCGGAACGGCTGGCGCCGCTCCTGCGCGAGCTGGAATTCACCAAGCTGCTCAAGACCATCCAGACGGCATCGGACTCGACTCCATCCGGCGAGCCGGTTGCTGTTGAAACTGAACTCCTCAAAGACGACAAATCAGCCAAGCGCGTGGTCGACCGCGCCGCAAAGGACAGGCTGGTTGGTCTCTTTGTCGCGCCGCAGAGCACGGGGGGCAGCGCGACGCCGGGCGGCCTAGCCCTCGCCACGCCGGATGACCACGCGGCCTTCGCGCCGCGACTCTCTGGGCCACTCAAGGATTTATTGGCGGACCATAAAACGGTCAAGGCGGCGCACGATCTCAAGCGGACGCTGCTGGCCCTGCACCGCCGCGGCGTGGACACAGTCGAGCCGGCCTTCGATACGATGCTCGCGGCCTACCTGCTCAATCCCAACAAGCGGGACCATTCGCTCGAAACTGTTGCCGCGGAACTGTTGGGCTATCAATTTGTGAGCGGGCAGACAAACAAGAAAGAGAAACCGACCGACCTCTTTGGAAGCGAAGACGACGGCGTATCCCCTGAATCAGCGGCGGAAGCGGCCGCAGTCATCTGCCGACTGGTGCCCGTCTTGAAGGCAAAGCTGGAGGACCAGGGAAGTCTGGGCCTGTTTGAAACCATCGAGATGCCACTGGTGCCGGTGCTGGCCGAGATCGAGCGTAACGGCTTCGGCCTTGATATTGAAACTCTCCACGCGCAGGGCAAGGAGCTGGAGCACGAGCTGGAGCAGATGATGGAGAATATCACGCGGCTCGCGGGCCAGGAGTTCAACGTCAATTCGCCCAAGCAGCTCGCCACCGTGCTGTTTGAAAAACTCGGATTGAAACCGCTTCGCAAAACCAAGACCGGCTATTCGACGGACGAGGACACGCTCACGCAACTGGCGCCACAGCACGAGCTGCCCGCCCGGATTTTAAATTATCGTTCGCTCAGCAAGCTCAAGTCCACCTACGTGGATGCGCTGCCCGAATTGGTCAATCCGGAAACGAGCCGCCTGCACACGTCATTGAACCAAACTGTCGCGGCGACCGGACGGCTTTCCTCCACGGAGCCAAATCTGCAAAATATCCCGATCAAGGGCGAACACGGCTTTCGTATCCGCGAGGCCTTCATCGCCGCTACAGGCCACACCCTGCTCTGTGCGGACTACAGCCAGATCGAGCCGCGCATCCTGGCGCATCTCTCCAACGATCCGAAATTGAAAAAAGTCTTCGAGCAGGGTGAGGACATTCACACTGCGACCGCGGTCGAAATTTTCAAGCTGCCACCCGAGAAAGTCACGAAGGAGATGCGGCGCGTGGCTAAGACCGTCGTCTTCGGCATCGTCTACGGCATCAGCCCGTTTGGATTGGCCTCAAACATCGGCGTCTCGCAAGCCGACGCAAAGAAATACATCGACACCTACTTTGAGCGGTACGCGGGCGTGAAAGCCTTCATTAACCGGACAATTGAGGAGGCGAAACGGCAGGGCTACACGACGACCATCGCGGGCCGTCGGCGGCCGATTCCGGAATTGCAGGGCTCCGACTCGGCGCAGCGGAATTATGGCGAACGGCAAGCCGTCAATAGTCCGATCCAGGGCTCGGCGGCGGACGTCATCAAGGTCGCCATGATCGCTGTGCACAAGAAGCTCCACGCCGCCCTGCCGGCCACCAAGATGATCCTCCAAGTGCATGACGAACTCATCTTCGACGTGCCGGAACAGGACGTGGCCACGGCCAGGACGCTGGTGAAGGGGGAAATGGAAGCGACGGGGGCGAAGCTGGGGCTCTCCGTACCGCTCAAGGTGGATTTGGGCGTTGGCAGGAACTGGAGAGAAGCGCATCCGTAG
- a CDS encoding HEAT repeat domain-containing protein, which yields MAQSVDDLLEALEDVDDATREEAAKALAERADPKTLDALLNAVGDDFWAVRAHVGWGVAKIGGPKAVAALITLFNDPIMEVRNEAVASMAHLGRGTVDQLIACLKDEKWRVREHAAKVCGELKDARAVDALIAVCRDRDGAVKSAAAEALGKIGDPRVVPALIKLFRDSSKIVRETAGTALVAIGEPSIDPLIECFKDKDFVVRCHGARALGGMTTDYQIGRAWARDAKVVDALIAALKDSDRAVREDATIALGMIGSPRAIDALIEAMKDGAVKRHAIMSLGMIGDARALPAVMNALKGKGIRQDGTPTPGCIVSEDAFIKEAAATALGHFRDPRVIPDLIMLLKDQNLRERAAPSLVLIGDTAIEPLVAFLHDPKASEVESEGERVVSFATARLTAVDALKQITLDTLKKLGWEPPSGNEEWVVDSSRADNLRTHQPLGDTGRFGPTGDIPKGRV from the coding sequence ATGGCGCAATCCGTTGACGATCTCCTGGAAGCGCTCGAAGACGTGGACGACGCGACTCGCGAGGAGGCCGCCAAGGCCCTCGCTGAACGTGCCGACCCGAAAACCCTCGACGCTCTGCTGAACGCCGTCGGCGACGACTTCTGGGCGGTGCGGGCGCATGTGGGCTGGGGCGTTGCGAAGATCGGCGGGCCGAAGGCGGTGGCCGCGCTGATCACGCTCTTTAACGATCCGATCATGGAAGTGCGCAACGAGGCGGTGGCGTCCATGGCGCACCTGGGCCGCGGCACCGTGGACCAGCTGATCGCCTGTCTCAAGGACGAGAAATGGCGCGTGCGCGAGCATGCGGCCAAGGTCTGTGGCGAGTTGAAAGATGCCCGGGCGGTGGACGCGTTGATCGCCGTGTGCCGCGACCGCGACGGGGCGGTCAAGAGCGCGGCGGCCGAGGCGCTGGGGAAAATCGGTGACCCCAGGGTCGTCCCGGCGCTCATCAAGCTGTTCCGCGATTCCTCCAAGATCGTCCGCGAAACGGCGGGCACCGCACTGGTGGCTATCGGAGAGCCGTCCATCGATCCGCTGATCGAGTGTTTTAAGGACAAGGATTTCGTTGTCCGCTGCCACGGCGCCCGCGCGCTGGGGGGGATGACGACCGACTACCAGATCGGCCGTGCCTGGGCCAGAGACGCCAAGGTGGTGGACGCGCTGATCGCCGCGTTGAAAGATTCCGACCGGGCTGTGCGTGAGGATGCCACGATCGCGCTGGGGATGATCGGCAGCCCGCGCGCGATCGATGCGCTGATCGAGGCCATGAAGGACGGGGCAGTGAAGCGGCACGCGATCATGTCGCTCGGTATGATCGGCGATGCGCGCGCGCTGCCGGCGGTGATGAACGCGCTGAAGGGCAAGGGTATTCGGCAGGATGGTACGCCGACCCCTGGCTGCATCGTGAGCGAAGACGCATTTATTAAAGAGGCTGCCGCCACGGCGCTGGGCCATTTTCGCGATCCCCGCGTGATTCCCGATCTCATCATGCTGCTCAAGGATCAAAACTTAAGGGAGCGGGCGGCACCATCGCTCGTGCTCATCGGCGACACGGCCATCGAGCCGTTGGTGGCGTTTCTGCACGATCCGAAGGCCTCGGAAGTGGAATCGGAGGGGGAGCGAGTCGTGTCGTTTGCCACGGCGCGCCTCACGGCTGTGGACGCGCTCAAGCAGATCACGCTCGACACACTCAAGAAGTTGGGTTGGGAGCCACCGTCCGGCAACGAAGAATGGGTGGTGGATTCGAGCCGCGCGGACAACCTCAGGACCCATCAACCCCTCGGTGACACGGGACGGTTCGGCCCCACAGGCGATATCCCAAAAGGCAGGGTCTAG